A stretch of DNA from Triticum dicoccoides isolate Atlit2015 ecotype Zavitan chromosome 2A, WEW_v2.0, whole genome shotgun sequence:
cagccaccatatgcaactagtgcatgtcaatcggtggaaccggtctcacgtaagcgtacgtgtaaggttggtccgggccgcttcatcccacaataccgttgagcaagaaaagactagtagaggcaagtaagttgacaagatccacgcccacaacaaattgtgttctactcgtgcattagagaactacgcatagacctagctcatgatgccactgttggggaacgttgcagaaaattaaaatttttcctacggtttcaccaagatccatctatgagttcatctaagcaacgagtcgagggagtgagtttgcatctacataccacttgtagatcgcgtgcggaagcttgcaaggtgatgatggagtcgtactcgacgtgattcgaatcaccgatgaccaagtgctgaacggacagcacctccgcgttcaacacacgtacgggacgggagatgtctcctccttcttgatccagcaagggggaaggagaggttgaggaagacagctccaccggcagcacgacggcgtggtgatggtggagaagcagtactccgacagggcttcgccgagcacacaacggaggaggagaggtgttggggaggggagggctgcgccttggagggtggtgcggctgccctcccctcacccctctatttatagggggaagggagaagggggccggcccctctagatcccatctagatgggggcggcggccaaggggagagggggatagggtggcttgcccccaagccaaggggggcgccccctctagggttcccccctcaaccctaggcgcaagggcccaagggagggggtgcgcccagcccaccaggggctggctccctgccccacgcagcccatgtggtcccccgggaggggtggcccctcccggtggacccccggaacccttccggtggccccggtacaataccggtatgaccctgaaacttcccggtgcccgtttgacaacttcccatatataaatctttacctccggacccttccggagctcctcgtgacgtccgggatcccatccgggactccgaacaacattcggtagtcacatactagtcttcctaataaccctagcgtcaccgaaccttaagtgtgtagaccctacgggttcgggagacatgcagacatgaccgagacgctctcaggtcaataaccaacagcgggatctggatacccatgatggctcccacatgctcctcgatgttgtcatcggatgaaccatgatgtcttggattcgatcaaaccctgtatacaattccctttgtcaatcggtacgttacttgcccgagactcgatcgtcggtatcccaataccttgttcagtctcattaccgacaagtcactttactcgtaccgtaatgcatgatcccgtggccaacaccttggtcacattgagctcataatgatgatgcattaccgagtgggcccagagatacctctccgtcatacggagtgacaaatcccagtctcgatccgtgtcaacccaacatatactttcggagatacctgtaatgcacctttatagtcacccagttacgttgtgacgtttgatacacccaaggcactcttacggtatccgggagttacacgatctcatggtcgaaggaagagatacttgacattggcaaagctctagcaaaacgaactacacgatcttttatgctatgcttaggattgggtcttgtccatcacatcattctcctaatgatgtgatcccgttatcaacgacatccaatgtccatagtcaggaaaccatgactatctgttgatcacaacgagctagtcaactagaggctcaccagggacatattgtggtctaagtattcacacgtgtattacgatttctggataatacagttataacatgaacaaaagacaattatcatgaacattgaaatataataatacttttattattgcctctagggcatatttccaacacctcctaccaccgccatgctccccccaccctcgCCACCCGTTTAACCTCAggcacgatccattttttccgGCGAAATGCATttcacacccaacactcataagatagatcatgggcatcctgccaccctaatatagataccggggtagcttctctgtcgtcttcttccttcgccccatcgaacttctttcacaaattgactAACCCAAATTATACTAGTAGTacgtattaagtatagtaggaacgcgaagatacgagtagtagtaccaactacaagaagaacagtagtaagacatactagtaacactgtacgtactaaagcattcaaataatgagaaagaacataaacatagttctgctgggggctcagcacgacacacccctgaaattaaactaagcaactactccgcttgacactgcagtagaaccagcatgagcaacggcactgccaccttactcggagtccgagtccacgtcctcgacttcgtcctcgtccctcttcttattcctcttcgCCGAACTTCTTTGCTTGAAACGGACACTGGGCTCtgtttcttcatccaacccttgtagatatttaaacaaaggtaggcatctatTGCTGCGTAcacgatgtgatcttcatctattgtcttcgactcccatgcatgatgaaactccgggtgaggtttcttcagttgagcgtacgaaggatcaatcatggctactgccagggtcagcattgaaggctgagaggaggacaccaggattTCCTTCtgtagatcgaagggctggcccaaGAATCTCCTattgttcgtaaagtctacagtaatgaatttaacTTTTTTCCTTGAGGAAGAACTCAAAATCCTGGCACCTAACATCGCATGGCATatatggtagaccaagcacacgttatgtacgcaaacctggatcacggcgggcttcttcatctctgcctcctttagaagctTCTCCCTTTCCagtactgtggtgtactcaacatctagcccagtgacccactcatcctttgaacttttgaacatgtgtaggaagcgACCAAGGCATGCTTCCACCGTCGCGGatctacgggtgtagatgacgaagaactcatcgccggtgatggttctaaccttgtactcaccgccgaccatggagatttgggaggccatggattttggaggcgggttaggagaaatggaactggtgtaatgtgaaaggacgggacgactgggagcgaactattgtaaggtagaagacggggacgagtagggcgtgcgaacggcgtggggtggtGGCTTGCCCGCTGGATAAATGACTAcatgcccccaaagagttcttgagtactatgcgggacccacaAGATGTCATCTCTACTAAAcctatatcgtaggcctgacgacaTATCTTCTgcgtgttcgcacgccatgccggcgcgtgcatgtaacttcacttaattctgtcaaccgtcgcgcctcccacgaccttcgcctccctcgcgtggtcgcgccctttgagacttcggacGGCTATAaacgagcaatttttttgcctactccgcatgcatgatactccctctagtcctttttactttgcgtaagatttgtgtcaagtcaaagtttgcaaagtttgaccaaatttatactaaaaatatcaatatctataaTGCCAAATATAGAttttatgaaactacatttcataatgagtataagaatattgatttgacattgtgaatgttgatacatttttctatatgtttggtcaaagtagaggtacattgaatcCAGACACAACTtatatgcacaatgcagactagttcctccgtccaggtgcgtaccatgtcctatctagtcatcacaacaaggttagtgatgtctgctagaactacgtcggtatttccccaaagaggaagggatgatgcagcacatcaacggtaggtatttccgtcagtgatgagaccaaggttatcgaaccagtaggagaaccaagcaacacaacgtaaacaacacctgcacacaaataacaaatactcgcaacccggcgtgttaaaggggttgtcaatcccttccgggtaacggcgccagaaattggaaaaggacgggataaagttgtaatagattggataaatacatcccaaataaaataaagtgccacaaggtatttttgtatttttggtgtaatagatctgaaaataaaagcaaatgaaaatagatcgtgaaggtaaatataataaagaagagatccgggggccgtagatttcactagtggataaacgaattactgttgtgcaattgatagaactttaaataatcatgacaatatccaggaaatgatcattatataggcatcacgtccaagattagtagactgactcctgcctgcatctactactattactccacacatcgatcactatccagcatgcatctagtgtatcaagttcgtggagaaacggagtaatgcaataagaacgatgacatgatgtagacaagatctatttatgtagaaatagaccccatgttgttatccttaatagcaatgatacatatgtgtcgattccccttctgtcactaggatcaagcaccataagatcgaacccattacagagcagctcttcccattgcaagataaatagatcaagttggccaaacaaaacctaaatatcggaaaagaaatatgaagctataagcaatcatgcatataagagatcaaagaagacccaaataactttcatggataaaaagatagatctgatcataaactcaaagttcattcgatcccaacaaacacaccgcaagaagagttacatcatatggatctccaagagaccattgtattgagaatcaaacgagagagaggaagccatctagctactaactgcggaccctaaggtctacaaaagactactcacgcatcatcggagaggcaccaatggacataatgaacccctctgtgatggtgtctagattggatctggtggttctggactccgcCGCGGCTGGAATTGACTTTCATCGACTccactagggtttctggaatattgggggtatttatcGAGCAAAGagtcggttcagggggcacccgaggtgggcacaacccaccagggcgcgccctggtgggttgggctcccctcggagcaccccccaggcgcttctccagcccactggatgtcttctggtccaaaaaaaatccacaaaaagtttcactacgtttgaactccgttttgtattgatttcatgcgatgtaaaaaacatgcagaaaacagcaactggcacttggcactatgtcaataggttagtaccaaaaaataatataaaatgactataaatgattataaaacatccaagaatgataatataacaacatggaacaataaaaaattatagatatgttggagacgtatcagcatccccaagcttaattcctgctcgtcctcgagtaggtaaatgataaaaacagaatttttgatgtgaaacgctgcctaacatgtcatctcatattctttcctttgtagcatggacatttggacttctatattgttcaaagcaatagtctagttttgacatgagacttaaatactcaagcatatcaacaagcaaccatgtctttcaaaatatcaacgctaaaataagctatccctagcccatcatgcttaatcattgatccattcatgaaacacactcgcatattatctacacccaatgctcaagtacgatcatagtgccccctagttggtgctttataagagaagatggagactcaaattaaaaataaaattgcataaagtaaaagaaacgccCTTCACGGaggaaagtagggatttgtagatgtgccagagctcaaagcgaaaattaagagataaaaacatttgagaggcatacttttcccaccaacagaaacgacttagagttcccaacgctttccatgctagatatatcataggcggttttcaaacagaaaataaagtttattcctttttcaaccatactttcactttccatggctaaccgtatccacgggtgctctccataccaacactttccaaggaatttattatttgacaacataaagtaaattcatttttcatttcgggactgggcatccctaatacatttgccttactcttgtgcaatgacaagtgaataaacactcatcgtgagaataacacatctagcatggaaaatattagccacccctcaccgcctcgcgagcggtacgagcacacaaaagagaaatttattttgaaaagagatggcacatacaaatttgcttaggacGGCAAAAGAATaatgcatataggtagatatagtggactcatgtggcaaaaactggtttaaaggattttggatgcacaagtagtgatcatacttagtgcatctGGTCCTGTGCAATATGGAGATGTAAGCCTTGCCTTGAAGATGTTGATGTTGCATGGAATGACAGAAGGGTCATTCCTAGAGAGCTTCCAGCACAGCAAGACCTGATGCAGCATCTGCTCATAGTGGTGATGGGCAAGAAGGTTCATGAATAACTTTGGGTCTTTGGCGTCCAGAAAAAAAAACGGCATCGAAATCAACACAGTTTTGGAACAAACTTGAAATCTTCTCAATCCTTCTCTGTCCAAGAAGCATGTCACGAATTTGTGCACACCTATATGCATCAATTGAAGATATTAGGGGAGAAACCAACAATCCTGTTGTAGATGTGACAACTGAGCTCTCTCCGTTGGGCCTTGATTTTAATTCTCGACCATCAACTATCACACTTGGGTGTGTCAGCTATTTTTTATTTCACAAGAAGGGAAATCATTTCTCCTGTAACACAAGCAAAATAATGAAGGATTTGTAACTGTAACATTGTACTTCTTTGAAAAGAAATGAAAAGTGACATTTTATCCGAGTGCAGCATGTAGAGAAGAAAGACAGTCAGGTCAATGAGACGCCAGAGCCTTCTGTATTAGTTATGTACTGTAATTTGTATGTAATTGGTAGTTCAAAAGGCTAGAGCCAAttttaattctccatattcttttcaTGATTGCTGTTGAATTACATAGTATCCTTGGAAATATTGTGTTTAAAGGCACCGTCTGACGTATTGTATTTCCTTTTTTTTTACTATGTAGCACCGTGGTCCAGCTGATGGTGTCGCGGTTCTGCTCGGGCGCCATCGCCTGAAGGTCGCTGTTGCCGGTGACGAGGACAGATGGGAGGACGCTGCCGCAACGGATCTGCTCCCCATTCCCCTCCACCGTCGGTGACCATGTGCGGGTATCTCCCGGGATCCAGGTGTGGTCTCGCCGCCATGGATGCCAGAGGAGGAAGAGGCGCTCTTCCATGTCGGCTACAggagaaagaggaggaggaggcgcttcTCCGGCCAGACCCGGGGTCGGGGCCGGCACGCCACAGGCATCTACGCCTACGACCACGACCACACGCACGGGCTGACGCTGCTGATGAAGATGCGTACCCTTAGCCACGAATTTGTCCCCGATCCCATCCATGCAGGTGTTGACCATTGCAACTTCTAAGCACTCCTTGTCTGTTTCGATTAATTGTCTTCCTGCTCTGTTCACTGATGCAAACCATTTGTGCAGGTGGGCTTCGCTGCCATGGAATGACACCTCTGATCTCCCATGTAGATGAGCTCGGGTTCATGGAAGCCATGTCCATAAAGCAAACTGAGTGCTTCGAAGGTACTGACTAATTAACTCACTTGTGTGATCAGCAAGCAAGATTTCTTTAACGACATGAATCAGCATATCTGATTTTTTCTTGATTGATTTCTTGTCCTTGACCATGTCCCTGAGCTTTAGCTGAAGTAAGATGTTTCGGATTTTGCAGCATCAGTTGTGTGATACTGCTATTAGATTCTTCAAAAACTCTATATCTTATTCCCCTGTTTCATATTCTAAAATCCTGATTGTGATGTTTAATCTATACAATTAGTTCTAAGTTTGGCAAATTATATATGGATCTTAACCCATCTCTTGTGGAAaaagttttgtagaaaaggaatcggAAGCTCGGAGAGACCTCGCGTCAATCAACAGGTTTGACTCCTTTTAGTCTTTGGTTATTTTCAAAGTGAAAACCCATGAAATGTCGGGATCAAAATCCCAGGTCAGATGGAACTATGGGCATTCATGATTACTGTACAAGTAACCGATTTCGTGGAGCATGCTTCTTACTTTCTTGTCTGAATGCTTAATAGTATATTACCCTTGCAATGTAATGGAACCATAGACTTTATACCATTGAGTGTATGAAACACTGcatatatttttctattttttactcAACAACAACCAATCAGTGTCAATGAAGGGTCTCTTACATTTATTAGCAGTTCCGACCATTTCCGGAGTACATACAAACCAGAAAAGTGGAAGCAAAACAAAATTTGGATCACATTTTAGATCTGTTGTTGAAAACAAAGTTTCTATCAGGATTTAGATATGTTATTTCCTTGTTCTAATCAGCATAAACTGAATTCTCTTATCTGATTGCAAATTATCATCAAACTGTGGTGTTTCATCGAGGATGATCTTTATCAACAATGAGGTAATTGTGCCTGGAAATTGCTTTCAAAATTTGAATGCTTTGGAGCTAACTCATGTTATAATTTTGCAACGATGAATTAGATCTTCATAGACAATTACATCTTTAGGTAATAAAAATGTTTATACGATGATTGGGTATAATATTACAGAAATTATGAAAATTCAATGGATTTTTTCATTATCATTATAGTAGTAATCAAAATGTTTTGTCTTGCACCATATTATTGGTTCAACATCTTTATTTGCATGATGTAGGAGGATTTGCAAAAGATGAGATTTCAAATGGCTTGAATAGGAAGAGATGCAGATCATTATTCTGGACAGGTTCTTGATCCTAACCAGAT
This window harbors:
- the LOC119354672 gene encoding tryptophan synthase beta chain 2-like; this encodes MPEEEEALFHVGYRRKRRRRRFSGQTRGRGRHATGIYAYDHDHTHGLTLLMKMRTLSHEFVPDPIHAGGLRCHGMTPLISHVDELGFMEAMSIKQTECFEVL